CCAGCGCGAGTTCTTCGAACGCATGCGCTCGGCGTGTCCTGACCTTCCGTTGGAGACCAACGAAGGCGAACGTGAACTTGCCCCGGCGCAGAAGTACGATCCGACCCGAAGCAACGTCGAGAACGGCGAACTCTATGCGGTCTGGCCCTTCCAACTGGTGTCGCTTGGCCACCCGGAGTTGCTCGATGAGGCGAAACGGGCGTACGCCCACCGAGGCAGCCACCTCGACACGGGATGGGGGTACGACGGCAACGTGGCGGCCCTGCTTGGGATGACCGAGGAGGCCGCGCGGATTCTCAAAGTGAAGTGCGCGAACTCCAACCCCGCCTATCGATGGCCCGCGACTTGGGGCCCGAACTACGACTGGCTGCCCGACCAGAACCACGGCGGCAACCTGCTGAACACCGCGAATCTCATGCTGCTGCAGACCGAGCCGTTGGAGGCGGGAGGGAAGATCCTCCTCTTGCCCGCTTGGCCCAAAACGTGGGCCGTCGACTTCAAGCTCCGTGCCCCAGGCAACACCACCGTGCAGTGCGTGGCGCGCGCGGGCCGCATCGTGAGTCTCGACGTGACGCCCAAAGCGCGGGCCAAAGATGTGGTTTGGCCTCAGGGGTGGATCCGGCCGGGCTAAGTCACGGCCGAACAAACAAAAGAAGCCCAGCCGGCTCGATGCCGACTGGGCTTCTCGTCAGAGCGCAAAACCTACCAGCGGTTTCCGCCGCCACCGCCGCCGCGGTTGCCGTAGCCACCGCCACCGCCACCGCCGCCGCCCGAGCTGGACTTCGGCTTGGCCTCGTTGACGGTGAGCGTTCGACCGCCCACGTCCTTCTGGTTGCACTCCTCGACGGCGGTGTCCAACTGGTCCGCATCGATGTCGACGAAGCCGAAGCCGCGCCCCTCGATGATGCGGGCGTTGCTGGCCCCGTATTTGGAGAATTGGTTCTGGAGATCGCTCTCGGTCATGGAGTACGGCAGATTGCCGACGTAAAGTGTTTTTGTAGCCATGGATGGCCTCCTCGTATCGTAGTTGTTTCGGTTCAAAAGACAGGGAGATCGCTTTGAGAACCGGCCAAGGAGGCGGGAGCCAACGGGAAAACCTGGAGCTAATGGAGCGTAACGCCTCCATTCTACCTCGTTTGCAAACTTTCGTTACCGATTGCCCGGAACGCCGAATGTCCCATCGTCCGGACTCAGGCGCACTATACTGAAGGCATGGGAAGGTTGGAACGATCTTGGAGCCTGGCGAAGCAGAGCTGGGCCGTGTTGCGTGGAAATCCGAAACTGGCGGTGTTCCCCGTGGTCTCGTCGGTCGCGATCCTCTTGGTGACCGCGAGCTTCTTTATTCCCCTGGTTGCGGCGGTCGGGCTGAAGAACCTCGAGCAACCGCCTGCCTACGCCTATGCCGTCACGTTCGCTTATTACCTCGTCAGCTACTTCGTGGTCGTGTTCTTCAACGCGGCCTTGATCCATTGCGCGAACGAGGCCCTGGAGGGCCGGAGCGCCGAGTTCGGAGACGGGATCCACGCGGCGATGAGCCGGCTGGGCCCGATTATCGGATGGTCCCTGCTCTCGGCGACGATCGGCACGATCCTCAACGCGATTTCCGAGCGCCTCGGCATCGTCGGGCAGATCATCATCGGGCTCTTGGGCGCGGCGTGGAACATCGTCACGTTCTTCGCGGTGCCGATGTTGGTGTTGAAGGGAGTCGGCCCCTTCGATGCCGTGAAGGGCTCTTGGGCGACCATCAAGAAGACGTGGGGCGAGACCCTGATCGGCAACGCAGGGGTTTCCCTGGCCGTGTTCGTGATGGCGATTCCGGCGGTGGTCTTGATCGTTGCGACGGCCTTCACCGGCATCGCGGCCCTCATCATCGGCGCAGTGGCCCTGTCCGTTCTCTACTGGGCGGTCCTCGCCGCCGTGGGGGCGTGCATGAACGGGATCTACACGACCGCGGTGTTCAGCTACGCGCAAAGCGGCGAGATTCCAAGCGGCTTCGACGGCGAGACGATCCGACAGGCGTTCACCCAGAAACCCGCCAAGAAGCGGCCCTGGGGATAGCTAGTCTGGGGTCAGCGCGCGCTCGACCCTCGCCAGCAGATCGGCCAACGACCCGTCGTCGAGGATCAGGGGAGGCGCGAACCGGAACGTCCGGGAGCGCGTCTCCTTGGTCAGCACTCCGTGCTTGAGGAACGAACTCTGCAGCGCTTGGGTGTCCACCTCTGGGCGCACTTCGAGGCCTACCAGCAAGCCTCGTCCGCGCACGTCTTGGATCACGGAAGCCAACGGGCCTTTGGCCATCGCGCGCATCGCGTCGACCATTCGTTTGCCCTGGCAAGCCGAGTTGGCGGCCAGGTCGAGCTCGTCCATTTCGTCCATCGCGGCAACCGCCACCGAGCACGCGAGGGGATTGCCTCCAAACGTGCTTCCATGGTCTCCGGGTTCGAACACCTCCATCACTTTGCGCTTGCCGACCACGGCCGAGACCGGTAGGACGCCGCCGCCGAGCGCCTTGCCGAGGCACATGAGGTCCGGCTCCGCGTCCTCGTGCTGCCAGGCGAACTTCTTGCCGGTCCGGCAAAAACCCGTCTGGATCTCGTCCCAAACGAGCAGCACGTTGTGCTTGTCGCAAAGCCGCCTGAGACCGGCCATGAAGCCCTCCGGGGGGAAGAGAATCCCCGCCTCGGCCTGGATCGGTTCCATCAGCACCGCGCACGTGTTGGGCGTGATCGCCGCTTCCACGGCGTCCAGGTTCCCGAACTCGACGACTTTGAAGCCGGTGCCGTAGGGTCCGAAGAGATCCCGATACTGGGCTTCCGTGCTGAACCCGACGATCGTGGTCGTGCGCCCGTGGAAGTTGTTCTTCGCCACGAGGATTTCCGCGTTGTCCGGCTCGATCCCCTTCACCGAATACGCCCATTTGCGTGCGAGCTTGATCGCCGTCTCCACGGCCTCCGCGCCGGTGTTCATGGGGCAGGCCATGTCGGTCCCGGTGTATTCGCAGACCCTCTTGAGAAAGAGTGCCAGCTCGGTCGTGTACACCGCCCGGCTCGTGAGCGTCAGCTTTTCGAGCTGCGCCTTGGCGGCCGCGACGACGGCCGGTGAGGCGTGGCCGTTCGCCACGGCCGAGTAGGAACCGATGCAGTCGAAGTACCGTTTGTCGCTGCCATCCCACACGTAAAGTCCCTCTCCGCGGACGATGTTCACGGGAAGAGGGTGGTAGTTGTGGGTTCCGTAGCGCTCGGTCATGGCGAGGACTTCGTCGTCTCTCATGCCTCCATGATGGATGTTAGCAAGGGGGTTTGTGAACCCCCGCGGCGAGAGATCCTCCTGGAGGCCCTGGAACGATCGGTTGCCATTGTGTCCATTTGTTGCTATCTTGTTGGGGGATCGAAACTCTTATCCAAATGGTGCAATAGTGCGGAGTTGCTCGTATCGTTCATTGAAGTTCGTAGTCGGCTTCCTCTTCCTGTTCGTCTGGCTGGGAGGCTGCGGGGGCAATTCGGGTTGTCCCAACAACGACGATCCCGTGACAAATCTCGAGATCGCCTACAGGCTTATCATTGACGACTGGGTGGTCAAGCCGGGCGATGCCTTTGAAGTCCAACTCGAACTGAAGGAGCCGACCCCGGAGTTCTTGCAAGTGGCCCACTCGATTCGGGTGACGCACGACTCGCCCTCCATTGGCACATCCCCGTGGCTGGCCAACTACCCCGGCGGCACGAACTGGCCGCAGTACGAGATGTTCAACACCTCCGTCGAGCTGGGCGCGCCGGACCACGTCATCCACTTCCAGGTCCAGATTCTCGACGCCAACGGGAACGACCTCAACGATCTCGACCCCAAGTACCACTACTCGGGAAGTGACGGTCTCTTGAACGTCAGGACGCCGGACGCGTCGGACTACGACATCCACCTCCAGGGCAACGCCCAGCACTTTCTGGATTGGAACCCCTACAAGCTGCATCTGGCCGTCGCCAACATTCCGGACGACACGCATCACCTGCGGGTCCTGCCGGGTGGTTCTGGGCTGAACTCGGTCCAGGTGCCGGTGGGAGACGTGCTCGACGGGCAAACGACCGTCGACTTCAACCTCCCGCAAGGCTCGACGACGTTTTCCGTCCGCTGGGAGTACCTCGACGGTCGCGTGATTCGATTTGGCAACCATGACCAGATGGTCGTCGACACTCAGGCCGGAGGAGGTCCCCAGGCCACGATCAGTTGGGACCCTTGGATACTCAAGCCCGGTGAACAGGCGACGGTGACGATCCGGTTCGCGGCTCCCTGCAACCAGGACAGCACCTACCAGTTCGTCTCAGGCACGGCGACGTTCCAACCCAGCGAGATCCAGATTCCGGCCGGCCAAACGGAAGCAAGCTTGACGATGATCGAGAATGGTTCGCGGTTCGGCAGATTTACCGTCTTTTCGACCGCAGCTTGCCACAGCTTCAATGGGAACTACGATTACTTCTGTTTGCCCGCCGGGACCGACGCGTTCCAGAGGTTCTACGGCCCGGTGGTGAGCAACCGAGGGGCCCACGGCAATCTGGAGATCAACGGTCAGTACTCCATCCTTGGCGACGCTGGGGCGATGCACAACGACGCGAGTTGGGTGTTCACCTACATCCAAGACGGACCCATCTACTTGGTCGCCCATGTCACGACCCCTGGATTCCCACATGTGGGGACCTTCCAGGGCCCCGACGGCCAATACCAGTACGACCTTCGGCCGTATTCCACGGCTCCCTATGCCAACCAACTGTTGGGAACTCTGCGCTTGATTCGGCCCGACGCCACCGACGAGACGTTCACGTTCAGCCTTCCCAAGGAGTAGCTCGACCGACACGAAGGGTCGCGGTTGCGGTGCCTTCAAGGAATCGTCGCGGAGGAGGTCTCTCCCCCGGCTGGGTTCCCGAGCTACTGTTTGATGGGACGAATCTTGATGTTGCGGAACGAGACGACCCCATGGTCGCCTTGGATCGCGATGCGGCCGATCCGCTTCGATGCGAACATCTCGTGCTCGGCGAATTTGCTTTTGGCGACTCGGGCCTTGAAGTCGTCGCTGTCAAGCACGAAATCGTAGTACTTCACGCCGTTCACATCGGTCTCGCAGTGTTTCGGGGTGACGAGCAGGCGGATCTCGTTCCACTCGCCCACGGGCTTGGTCGAGTCCTTGTCGGAGCTGTAGAGCTGGTACAACCAGCCAGACTTCTGGGCCGCTTCGTTCGCCCCGTTGTCGTAGATCTGCACCTCGGGGCCGCTGTGCCAGGTGGCCTCTCCCGTGTCCTGCACGTGGAACATGATCCCGCTGTTGCCGCCCGGGGTGAGTTTGAAGTCGACGATCAGCTCGAACCAGTCGTATTGGTCGTCGGTGACGATGTCTCCGGCCTTGCCCGGGTCTTCGGAGGTGAGCGCGCCATCCTTGACGACCCAGCCGGATCCGATCCCCTCCTTCATGAAGTTGTGCCAACCATGGGTGGTCTTTCCGTCGAACAGGAGCTTCCACCCCGCTTTGACCTCCGCGTCGGAGAGCGTGTTGGGAGCTTGGAGGGCGATGAGTGCGACGAGGGCCGTGAGCATGGTTCCATTGTGCACCTTGGAGGCGCGCAGAGGGAAGGGTGTTGCACGCAAGGAACACAAAGGGCGCAAGGGGAGGGGTTTCACGCTCTTAGAATCTTGAGGATCAGGGTTGCGAATTCGGGGTCCTTGAGGTCGAGCACGAGGTCCGCGCCGGCGCCGTACGCGTCGAGGATCTCATCGAAGTCCGGGTCGATCTTCGCCACGATGACCATCGCGTGAGCCAGGGTCGGCTCGGCGCGCACTTCGGAAAGTGCCCCGAGACGGCCGAACTCGGGTTCCTCGAAAGGGACGACGAGGGCCGAGACGCTTGGGCTCTTCATCTCCATCCATGCCGCTCGAACAGACTCGAAGCGTCGTACGTCGAGACCCTTGCGGCGGATGCCCCTGGCGATGTGGTGCGAGAGAAACTCGTCGGGATACACCACGATGAGCATGCACCGAGTCTAGCGCGTGTCGGCCGCCTCCAAGAAGGTGCCTTCGTTCAGATCTTTGATCGCCCGCTTGATTTCGTCGTTCGTGTTCATCACGATCGGGCCGTACCAGGCGACGGGCTCTTTGAGCGGCTTGCCCGAGACCAACAGGAACCGCAATCCCTCTTCGCCCGCCTGCACCACGATCTCGTCGCCGCTCGAAAACTGCACGAGAGAGCGGTTCTTCACCTCCGAGGGCTGGATCGAACCGTCGATCCCCTCGGTGGGCACGGGTTGGGGATCGGAAGCGTTGGCGAACACGCCTTCGCCCGCAAAGACGTACGCGAACGCCTGGCGGCGGGTGTCCATGGGCAGCACCTTGCGCACCCCAGGGGGAATGGAGACGTCGAGGTAGATCGGGTCGGCGGCGATGCCGTCCACCGAGCCGCGCTTGCCCCAAAAATCGCCGGCCACGACGCGCACTTTGGTGCCGTCGTCGTCGATCACTTCTGGGATCTCCGCGGACTTGATCTCCTGGTAGTGGGGGGCCGTCATCTTGAGTGACGAGGGGAGGTTGGCCCAGAGCTGGAACCCATGCATGCGTCCCTGGGCGTCGCCTTTGGGCATCTCTTGGTGGATGATCCCGCGCCCGGCGGTCATCCACTGGATGTCGCCCGCTTCGATCGCCCCCCGGTTGCCCATCGAGTCGCCGTGCTCGACGGTTCCGGCGAGCACGTAGGTGATCGTCTCGATGCCGCGATGGGGATGCCACGGGAACCCAGCCAGATACTGGTCCGGATCGTCGTTGCGGAAGTCGTCGAGGAGCAGGAAGGGGTCGAACGCGTTGGTCTCGTGGAAGCCAAATGCCCGTTGAAGGTGCACCCCGGCACCCTCCAGGGTCGGCTTGGTCTGGATCACACGCTCGACGGGTCGGATGGACATGGTTTATTCGACGCACGCGCAAGGCTTCGTGTTGCGACCGTCCCGTTTCCCGACTCCCGACTCCCGATTCCCGTCCCCCGACTCCCGATTCCCGTCCCCCTGAGGTACGTTCAGCGGGTGTCACCCCGCACGTTGGCGCTTGTGGCTCTCACCTTGGTCGCGTTCGCGTCGAACTCGCTGCTGTGCCGACTTGCGCTGCGCGATGGGGCGATCGACTGGGCCAGCTTTACGTCGATTCGCCTTGCTTCGGGTGCGGTCGCGCTGTGGATTCTGGTGGCCGTTCCGCGGCGGAGGTCTCCGCTCGCGGAAGGGTCGGCCCGAATGGCGGGCGCACTCGTTCTCTATGCCGTCGCGTTCTCGTTCGCGTATCTGGAGCTCAACGCGGGAACCGGCGCGCTGGTCCTGTTCGGCGCGGTGCAGGCCACCATGATCGCCGCGGGGATCGTCGGCGGGGAGCGACCCACCGCGTGGGAGTGGCTGGGGCTCGCGGGTGCTGTGGGAGGTTTGGTGTACCTCGTTTCCCCCGGGTTGGAGGCGCCGGATCCCCTGGGTGCGGCGTCGATGGCCATGGCCGGCGTCGCGTGGGGCTTCTACTCCCTGTGGGGCCGCGGCGTGCCTCAACCAGGAGCCGCCACCGCCGGGAACTTTGTGCGCGCGGCCCCGTTTGGACTGATCCCCCTGGCTCTGCTCGCGCGCCAACTCCACGTGACGTCCGAAGGAGTTTTGCTTGCTGCAGTATCCGGCGCCTTCACCTCGGGCGTCGGCTATGTGATCTGGTATCAGGCGCTGCGTGGATTGACCGCGACGCGGGCCGCGGTGGTGCAGTTGGCCGTCCCGATCGTCGCAGCGTTCGGCGGGGTGTTGTTGCTCGGAGAGTCGCTGACGTGGCGCCTGGGACTCGCATCGGTCGTGACGCTGGGTGGTGTGGGAATCGCCGTGTTCGGCAGAAGCCGTAGACGGTAACACTGCGGCATGCGCAGGAGGTTCGCCCCAGTGGCGATGGCTGGAAAGCGGATGGCGGCCGGCTGCAATCCATCGGGTTCCACGCCCGCTGGACGGGCGTGATGAAACTTGCCTCCGAAGGTGTCCGCTCAAAGAGGCCGATGACTCGATGCCTAGCGGGGCG
This portion of the Fimbriimonadaceae bacterium genome encodes:
- a CDS encoding DMT family transporter → MSPRTLALVALTLVAFASNSLLCRLALRDGAIDWASFTSIRLASGAVALWILVAVPRRRSPLAEGSARMAGALVLYAVAFSFAYLELNAGTGALVLFGAVQATMIAAGIVGGERPTAWEWLGLAGAVGGLVYLVSPGLEAPDPLGAASMAMAGVAWGFYSLWGRGVPQPGAATAGNFVRAAPFGLIPLALLARQLHVTSEGVLLAAVSGAFTSGVGYVIWYQALRGLTATRAAVVQLAVPIVAAFGGVLLLGESLTWRLGLASVVTLGGVGIAVFGRSRRR
- the rocD gene encoding ornithine--oxo-acid transaminase, giving the protein MRDDEVLAMTERYGTHNYHPLPVNIVRGEGLYVWDGSDKRYFDCIGSYSAVANGHASPAVVAAAKAQLEKLTLTSRAVYTTELALFLKRVCEYTGTDMACPMNTGAEAVETAIKLARKWAYSVKGIEPDNAEILVAKNNFHGRTTTIVGFSTEAQYRDLFGPYGTGFKVVEFGNLDAVEAAITPNTCAVLMEPIQAEAGILFPPEGFMAGLRRLCDKHNVLLVWDEIQTGFCRTGKKFAWQHEDAEPDLMCLGKALGGGVLPVSAVVGKRKVMEVFEPGDHGSTFGGNPLACSVAVAAMDEMDELDLAANSACQGKRMVDAMRAMAKGPLASVIQDVRGRGLLVGLEVRPEVDTQALQSSFLKHGVLTKETRSRTFRFAPPLILDDGSLADLLARVERALTPD
- a CDS encoding DUF6159 family protein; the protein is MGRLERSWSLAKQSWAVLRGNPKLAVFPVVSSVAILLVTASFFIPLVAAVGLKNLEQPPAYAYAVTFAYYLVSYFVVVFFNAALIHCANEALEGRSAEFGDGIHAAMSRLGPIIGWSLLSATIGTILNAISERLGIVGQIIIGLLGAAWNIVTFFAVPMLVLKGVGPFDAVKGSWATIKKTWGETLIGNAGVSLAVFVMAIPAVVLIVATAFTGIAALIIGAVALSVLYWAVLAAVGACMNGIYTTAVFSYAQSGEIPSGFDGETIRQAFTQKPAKKRPWG
- a CDS encoding RNA-binding protein, yielding MATKTLYVGNLPYSMTESDLQNQFSKYGASNARIIEGRGFGFVDIDADQLDTAVEECNQKDVGGRTLTVNEAKPKSSSGGGGGGGGGYGNRGGGGGGNRW
- a CDS encoding pirin family protein, translated to MSIRPVERVIQTKPTLEGAGVHLQRAFGFHETNAFDPFLLLDDFRNDDPDQYLAGFPWHPHRGIETITYVLAGTVEHGDSMGNRGAIEAGDIQWMTAGRGIIHQEMPKGDAQGRMHGFQLWANLPSSLKMTAPHYQEIKSAEIPEVIDDDGTKVRVVAGDFWGKRGSVDGIAADPIYLDVSIPPGVRKVLPMDTRRQAFAYVFAGEGVFANASDPQPVPTEGIDGSIQPSEVKNRSLVQFSSGDEIVVQAGEEGLRFLLVSGKPLKEPVAWYGPIVMNTNDEIKRAIKDLNEGTFLEAADTR
- a CDS encoding DUF1080 domain-containing protein, whose product is MLTALVALIALQAPNTLSDAEVKAGWKLLFDGKTTHGWHNFMKEGIGSGWVVKDGALTSEDPGKAGDIVTDDQYDWFELIVDFKLTPGGNSGIMFHVQDTGEATWHSGPEVQIYDNGANEAAQKSGWLYQLYSSDKDSTKPVGEWNEIRLLVTPKHCETDVNGVKYYDFVLDSDDFKARVAKSKFAEHEMFASKRIGRIAIQGDHGVVSFRNIKIRPIKQ